A stretch of the Arthrobacter stackebrandtii genome encodes the following:
- the nrdR gene encoding transcriptional regulator NrdR: protein MYCPFCRNPDSRVVDSRLSDDGSSIRRRRQCTECGRRFSTVETASLSVTKRSGVAEPFSRSKVISGVRKACQGRPVTDDDLAMLAQEVEESIRASGAAEIDANDVGLAILAPLRRLDLVAYLRFASVYQAFDSLEDFESAIAQLRSESQAAGTK, encoded by the coding sequence ATGTACTGCCCGTTTTGCCGCAATCCCGACTCGCGGGTGGTTGACTCGCGCCTGTCGGACGACGGCTCATCCATCCGGCGGCGCCGGCAGTGCACCGAATGCGGCCGCCGCTTCAGCACCGTGGAAACGGCCAGCTTGTCCGTCACCAAGCGTTCCGGCGTGGCCGAGCCGTTCAGCCGCTCCAAGGTCATCAGCGGCGTGCGCAAGGCATGCCAGGGTCGCCCCGTAACGGACGACGACCTCGCCATGCTGGCCCAGGAAGTTGAGGAATCCATTCGCGCCAGCGGGGCGGCGGAGATTGACGCGAACGACGTCGGCCTGGCCATCCTTGCGCCGCTGCGCCGGCTCGACCTCGTGGCGTACCTGCGCTTCGCCAGCGTCTACCAGGCCTTCGACTCCCTCGAGGACTTCGAGTCCGCCATTGCCCAGCTGCGCAGCGAGTCACAGGCCGCCGGCACAAAGTAG
- a CDS encoding SPOR domain-containing protein, producing MAQYWYNVETHEVEKDAQSDWQKLIGPYETRAEAEAAPERVRARNEAADAFDEDDDE from the coding sequence ATGGCCCAGTACTGGTACAACGTGGAAACGCACGAAGTTGAAAAGGACGCCCAATCCGATTGGCAGAAGCTGATCGGCCCCTATGAAACGCGTGCCGAGGCCGAGGCCGCGCCGGAACGGGTCCGCGCCCGCAACGAGGCCGCGGATGCCTTTGACGAGGACGACGACGAATAG
- the ppgK gene encoding polyphosphate--glucose phosphotransferase: MSKKHPSSATVIGIDIGGTGIKGGIVELKTGEVLGERYRIDTPSPSTPEAVAKVVKAIVDELMTREHAPDEDAPVGITFPAIISHGVSLSAANVDQSWINANVDDIFTKELGRPVQVMNDADAAGLAEARYGAGRKVKGTVLVITLGTGIGSAFIHDGILIPNVELGHLELDGFDAESKASASARERDDLTWDEYAVRLQRYFSHVEFLFSPELFIIGGGISKRSEDYLPQLKLRTPIIPAELANNAGIVGGALQAAVHFKITK, encoded by the coding sequence ATGTCTAAGAAGCACCCATCCTCCGCAACCGTGATTGGCATTGACATTGGCGGAACCGGCATCAAGGGCGGCATCGTCGAGCTGAAAACCGGCGAGGTCCTGGGCGAGCGCTACCGGATCGACACACCCTCCCCCTCCACGCCCGAGGCCGTTGCCAAGGTGGTCAAGGCCATCGTCGACGAGCTCATGACGCGCGAGCACGCCCCGGACGAGGACGCCCCCGTGGGCATCACCTTTCCGGCCATCATCTCCCACGGCGTGTCGCTCTCGGCTGCTAACGTGGACCAGTCCTGGATCAACGCCAATGTTGATGACATCTTCACCAAGGAACTGGGCCGTCCCGTGCAGGTCATGAACGACGCCGATGCCGCCGGCCTGGCCGAGGCCCGCTACGGCGCCGGCCGCAAGGTCAAGGGCACCGTCCTGGTCATCACCCTGGGCACCGGGATCGGCTCGGCGTTCATCCACGACGGCATCCTCATCCCGAATGTGGAGCTGGGCCACTTGGAACTGGACGGCTTTGACGCCGAGTCGAAGGCCTCGGCCAGCGCACGCGAACGCGACGACCTCACGTGGGACGAATACGCGGTCCGGCTGCAGCGCTATTTCTCCCACGTGGAGTTCCTCTTCTCCCCCGAGCTGTTCATCATTGGCGGCGGCATCTCCAAGCGCAGCGAGGACTACCTGCCCCAGCTGAAGCTGCGCACGCCGATCATCCCGGCGGAACTGGCCAACAACGCCGGCATCGTGGGCGGCGCGCTGCAGGCCGCCGTGCACTTCAAGATCACGAAGTAA
- the hisD gene encoding histidinol dehydrogenase has product MSNLESPVASVTLKRTDLRGRALGLAELKNAVPRTAASTVATAEAAVSAIIADVRGRGHAALADLAHKFDGVAQEHPRVPAAALAEALETVDPTVRAALEESIARARAFAEAQKPANVDFQVASGAVVSSHWVPVSRVGMYVPGGLAPLASSVIMNAVPAQAAGVASIALASPPQKENGGMPGQTILAAAALLGIDEVYAMGGAQAIAAFAYGVDAGTGPNGGGDTIDPVDVVSGPGNIFVATAKRLVKGVVGIDSEAGATEIAVLADSTANPVFVAADLISQAEHDPNAASVLVTDSPELADAVERELGVQVARTAHRERVETALSGPQSGIVLVDGIDQGVAVCNAYAAEHLEVVTADAQAVAARIINAGAIFVGEYSPVSLGDYCAGSNHVLPTSGTAAFSSGLNVTTFLRAVQLINYSKDALAEVAGHVITLSKAEGWPAHGDAVAVRFP; this is encoded by the coding sequence GTGAGCAACCTTGAATCCCCCGTGGCATCCGTAACCCTGAAACGAACCGACCTGCGCGGCCGCGCCCTGGGCCTGGCAGAGCTGAAAAACGCCGTGCCCCGCACTGCCGCCTCAACCGTGGCCACGGCCGAAGCGGCCGTTTCCGCCATCATCGCCGACGTCAGGGGCCGCGGCCATGCCGCCCTTGCGGATCTGGCACACAAGTTCGACGGCGTTGCCCAGGAACATCCCCGGGTCCCCGCCGCGGCACTCGCCGAGGCGCTGGAGACCGTGGACCCCACCGTACGGGCTGCGCTCGAGGAATCCATCGCCCGGGCCCGCGCGTTTGCCGAGGCCCAGAAGCCCGCCAACGTTGACTTCCAGGTGGCCAGCGGCGCCGTGGTGTCCTCGCACTGGGTTCCGGTCTCCCGCGTGGGCATGTACGTCCCAGGCGGCCTTGCCCCGCTGGCGTCCTCCGTCATCATGAACGCCGTCCCCGCCCAGGCCGCGGGCGTGGCCTCGATCGCCCTGGCCTCCCCGCCGCAAAAGGAAAACGGGGGGATGCCGGGACAGACCATTCTTGCCGCGGCTGCCCTGCTTGGCATTGACGAGGTCTACGCCATGGGCGGGGCACAGGCCATCGCCGCCTTCGCCTACGGCGTTGACGCCGGCACCGGCCCCAACGGTGGCGGCGACACCATCGACCCCGTTGACGTTGTTTCCGGCCCCGGCAACATATTCGTCGCCACGGCCAAGCGCCTGGTCAAGGGCGTGGTGGGCATCGATTCCGAGGCAGGCGCCACGGAAATCGCTGTCCTGGCCGACTCCACCGCCAACCCCGTGTTCGTTGCCGCCGACCTCATCAGCCAGGCCGAGCACGATCCCAACGCTGCCTCCGTGCTGGTGACGGACTCGCCCGAGCTGGCCGACGCCGTCGAGCGCGAACTGGGTGTCCAGGTGGCACGGACGGCGCACCGCGAACGCGTGGAAACCGCGCTGTCCGGCCCGCAGTCGGGGATCGTGCTGGTGGACGGGATCGACCAGGGCGTGGCGGTCTGCAATGCCTATGCAGCCGAGCACCTGGAAGTGGTGACCGCCGATGCCCAGGCTGTCGCGGCCCGCATCATCAATGCCGGCGCCATTTTTGTGGGGGAGTACAGCCCCGTCAGCCTGGGCGACTACTGCGCCGGGTCCAACCACGTGCTGCCCACGAGCGGCACGGCGGCGTTCTCCTCGGGACTGAATGTGACCACGTTCCTGCGTGCCGTCCAGCTGATCAACTACTCGAAGGACGCACTGGCCGAGGTGGCCGGGCACGTCATCACGCTCTCCAAGGCGGAGGGATGGCCGGCGCACGGTGACGCGGTGGCAGTCCGCTTTCCGTAG
- the glnA gene encoding type I glutamate--ammonia ligase encodes MNRQQEFVLRTIEERDVRFVRLWFTDVVGSLKSVALAPAEVEGAFEEGLGFDGSAIEGLARVFESDMLAQPDPSTFAILPWRGNGKSEQTSRMFCDVLTPDGEPSAADPRNVLKRTLEKAADMGFTCYTHPEIEFYLLKSDRPGPDGIPVPVDQAGYFDHVPGGVAQDFRRTAVTMLEDVGISVEFSHHEGGPGQNEIDLRYADALATADNIMTFRTVIREVAIQQGTYATFMPKPFSSHPGSGMHTHFSLFEGDSNAFHEPGAEYQLSKTARQFMAGILKHAPEFTAVTNQFVNSYKRLWGGGEAPSYVSWGHNNRSALVRVPLYKPGKGQASRIEYRGIDSAANPYLAYAVLLGAGLKGIEEGYELPPAAVEDISALTSAERRALGHDPLPSSLHDAVRQMEESELMPAILGEQVFENFLRNKREEWQEYRLQVTPYEINRYLGVL; translated from the coding sequence GTGAACCGTCAACAGGAATTTGTGTTGCGCACCATCGAAGAGCGCGATGTCCGTTTTGTGCGGCTCTGGTTCACCGACGTCGTGGGTTCGCTGAAATCCGTGGCCCTGGCACCGGCCGAAGTGGAAGGCGCCTTTGAGGAGGGGCTCGGCTTCGACGGTTCCGCCATCGAGGGGCTTGCCCGGGTCTTTGAGTCGGACATGCTGGCCCAGCCGGACCCCTCCACCTTCGCGATCCTGCCCTGGCGCGGCAACGGAAAGTCGGAGCAGACCTCGCGCATGTTCTGCGATGTCCTGACACCCGACGGCGAACCCTCCGCCGCGGATCCGCGCAACGTTCTCAAGCGCACGCTGGAGAAGGCCGCGGACATGGGCTTCACCTGCTACACGCACCCTGAGATTGAGTTCTACCTGCTCAAGAGCGACCGCCCCGGACCGGACGGCATCCCCGTCCCCGTGGACCAGGCCGGCTATTTTGACCACGTCCCGGGCGGGGTCGCCCAGGACTTCCGCCGCACGGCCGTGACCATGCTGGAGGATGTGGGCATCTCGGTGGAGTTCAGCCACCACGAGGGCGGTCCCGGCCAGAACGAGATCGACCTGCGCTACGCCGACGCGCTGGCCACGGCGGACAACATCATGACGTTCCGCACCGTGATCCGCGAGGTCGCCATCCAGCAGGGCACCTACGCCACGTTCATGCCCAAGCCGTTCTCCTCACACCCCGGCTCCGGCATGCACACCCACTTCTCCCTGTTCGAGGGTGATTCCAATGCCTTCCACGAACCGGGCGCCGAGTACCAGCTCTCCAAGACGGCGCGCCAGTTCATGGCAGGCATCCTCAAGCACGCCCCGGAATTCACCGCCGTCACCAACCAGTTCGTCAACTCCTATAAGCGCCTCTGGGGCGGGGGAGAGGCCCCCAGCTACGTCTCCTGGGGGCACAACAACCGTTCCGCACTGGTCCGGGTGCCGCTGTACAAGCCCGGCAAGGGGCAGGCCTCGCGCATCGAGTACCGCGGCATCGACTCCGCCGCCAACCCGTACCTGGCCTACGCCGTGCTCCTCGGCGCCGGGCTCAAGGGCATCGAGGAAGGGTATGAGCTCCCGCCGGCCGCCGTCGAGGACATCAGCGCCCTGACCAGCGCGGAACGCCGCGCCCTGGGCCACGACCCGCTGCCCTCCAGCCTCCACGACGCCGTGCGCCAAATGGAGGAGTCCGAGCTCATGCCGGCCATCCTCGGTGAGCAGGTCTTCGAGAACTTCCTGCGGAACAAGCGCGAGGAATGGCAGGAGTACCGCCTCCAGGTCACCCCCTATGAGATCAACCGGTACCTGGGGGTGCTCTAG
- a CDS encoding bifunctional [glutamine synthetase] adenylyltransferase/[glutamine synthetase]-adenylyl-L-tyrosine phosphorylase translates to MSSLTRTLISRGFSDLEMCERFLGFDELAGLDQPELLDALALADNPDMALQSLVRLLSAVPESQDSLFQPDPDTGRRAPNESLFRLLGASEALADFLMRHPEHLDMFDGAPSPVPGPADASALRGSLLRAVGADPEAAVPVSALEGKAARIALRTSYRRHLCELAVMDLAAASPQQAMPEVGAVLADLAAAALEAALAVARTEVGAAMGVDKVAAVELAVIGMGKCGARELNYISDVDVMYVVAPRSGTGPSGTWGAPNLPPAAELDEAAVVRVGNALAGAVSRTIYAPEREPGLWEVDANLRPEGKDGPLVRTLDSYLAYYQRWAQSWEFQALLKARTIAGHVELGQSFEAAVAPLIWASSEREGFVESVQAMRRRVAANIPDADADRQIKLGRGGLRDVEFTVQLLQLVHGKSDESLRVRATTAAIDALAKAGYVGRTDAALLLNHYSYLRVLEHRIQLVHMRRTHTMPSDPRQLRALARSVTGPLNTKRPSADSLLADWAQVKRSVSALHERIFYRPILATAANLSAEDAALTTDAAKARLAALGYRDAAGAVRHIEALTAGVSRRAALQRQLLPVLLGWLADGVDPDAGLLAFRRVSDSLGTSHWYLGMLRDHQAAAERLCHLLSSSSLVADLLAVSPEATAWLGNSKDLVPQSFESQWGEIRATLSRHGDGTDAIRLIRLLRQREILRIAIADCCGLLDQDAVALALSDTDRAAVLGALHVAENEVYAGTEPLTRVLVVAMGRQGGREIGYGSDADVLFVHLPVDGPSGAGAEAATQQAKAIVQKLTALLTAPLRPAIVAERVLSVDADLRPEGRNGPLVRSLEAYREYYQRWSSPWEAQALLRALPMAGSDELAADFIAMADPIRYPRELPEASLREIKRIKARMESERLPRGADPSRHVKLGRGGLSDVEWLVQLLQLQHAHEHPELRTTATIPALHAAIRLDLLGGDDAAVLEAAWRLAGRIRNANVMWTGKPSDLLPSARRDLEAVARWCGYEPGNATAFEDDYLGLTRRARAVFERLFYG, encoded by the coding sequence ATGAGTTCACTGACCCGCACCTTGATCTCCCGGGGCTTCTCCGACCTTGAAATGTGCGAACGCTTCCTCGGCTTCGACGAACTCGCCGGGCTTGACCAGCCGGAGCTGTTGGACGCACTGGCCCTGGCCGACAATCCGGACATGGCCCTGCAGTCGTTGGTGCGGCTGCTCAGCGCCGTGCCGGAGAGCCAGGACAGCCTCTTCCAGCCGGATCCGGACACCGGCCGCCGCGCCCCGAACGAGTCGCTTTTCAGGCTGCTGGGCGCCTCGGAGGCCCTCGCCGACTTCCTGATGCGCCACCCTGAACACCTGGACATGTTCGACGGCGCGCCCTCCCCGGTGCCTGGCCCCGCCGACGCTTCGGCATTGCGCGGCTCGCTGCTGCGTGCGGTGGGTGCGGATCCGGAGGCTGCGGTGCCGGTGTCCGCACTGGAGGGAAAGGCAGCCCGGATCGCCCTGCGCACCAGCTACCGCAGGCACCTGTGCGAGCTGGCCGTCATGGACCTGGCGGCCGCATCCCCGCAGCAGGCCATGCCGGAGGTCGGCGCCGTGCTGGCGGACCTTGCGGCGGCCGCGCTGGAGGCGGCCCTGGCCGTGGCCCGAACCGAGGTGGGTGCCGCAATGGGGGTGGACAAGGTGGCCGCCGTGGAGCTGGCGGTCATCGGCATGGGCAAGTGCGGGGCCCGGGAGTTGAACTACATTTCTGACGTCGACGTCATGTATGTCGTGGCACCCCGTTCAGGCACCGGCCCTTCCGGCACCTGGGGCGCTCCGAACCTGCCGCCCGCCGCCGAACTGGACGAGGCCGCCGTCGTGCGCGTGGGCAACGCGCTGGCAGGTGCCGTTTCCCGCACCATCTACGCCCCGGAACGCGAACCGGGACTGTGGGAGGTGGACGCAAACCTGCGCCCCGAGGGCAAGGACGGGCCGCTCGTGCGCACCTTGGATTCCTACCTCGCCTACTACCAGCGCTGGGCGCAAAGCTGGGAATTCCAGGCCCTGCTCAAGGCCCGCACCATCGCCGGGCACGTGGAGCTGGGGCAGTCATTTGAGGCGGCCGTGGCCCCGCTGATTTGGGCGTCCTCGGAGCGTGAGGGCTTTGTGGAATCCGTCCAGGCCATGCGCCGCCGGGTGGCAGCCAACATCCCCGATGCCGACGCCGACCGGCAGATCAAGCTGGGCCGGGGCGGGCTGCGGGACGTGGAGTTCACGGTGCAGCTGCTGCAGCTGGTTCATGGCAAAAGCGACGAGAGCCTGCGGGTGCGGGCCACCACTGCAGCCATCGATGCGCTGGCCAAGGCGGGCTACGTTGGCCGCACGGACGCGGCGCTGCTGCTCAACCACTACAGCTACCTGCGCGTCCTGGAACACCGGATCCAGCTGGTGCACATGCGCCGGACCCACACCATGCCCAGCGACCCCCGGCAGTTGCGGGCCCTGGCACGTTCGGTCACGGGTCCGCTGAACACGAAGCGGCCCAGCGCCGATTCCCTGCTGGCGGACTGGGCCCAGGTCAAGCGTTCCGTCAGCGCCCTGCATGAACGCATCTTCTACCGCCCCATCCTGGCCACGGCAGCGAACCTCAGCGCCGAGGACGCCGCCCTGACCACCGACGCCGCCAAGGCCCGCCTGGCCGCGCTCGGCTACCGGGACGCAGCAGGCGCGGTGCGGCACATCGAGGCGCTGACGGCCGGGGTGAGCCGCAGGGCCGCGCTGCAACGCCAGCTCCTGCCGGTGCTGCTGGGCTGGCTGGCCGACGGCGTCGATCCCGATGCAGGCCTGCTCGCCTTCCGCCGGGTGAGCGATTCGCTGGGCACTTCGCACTGGTACCTGGGCATGCTCCGCGACCACCAAGCCGCAGCGGAACGGCTGTGCCACCTGCTCTCCAGTTCCTCCCTCGTGGCGGACCTGCTGGCAGTATCCCCGGAGGCGACCGCGTGGCTGGGGAACTCCAAGGACCTGGTGCCGCAGAGCTTTGAATCGCAGTGGGGGGAAATCCGGGCCACGCTGTCCCGCCACGGCGACGGCACGGATGCGATCCGGCTGATCAGGCTGCTGCGCCAGCGCGAGATCCTGCGGATCGCCATCGCCGACTGCTGCGGCCTGCTGGACCAGGACGCCGTGGCCCTGGCCCTCAGCGACACTGACCGGGCGGCCGTACTTGGCGCGCTTCATGTGGCAGAAAACGAGGTGTACGCCGGAACCGAGCCGCTGACACGGGTGCTGGTGGTGGCCATGGGCCGGCAGGGCGGGAGGGAGATCGGCTATGGATCCGACGCCGACGTGCTGTTCGTGCACCTGCCCGTTGACGGGCCCTCCGGTGCCGGCGCCGAGGCGGCCACACAGCAGGCCAAGGCGATTGTGCAAAAGCTGACAGCGCTGCTGACGGCGCCCCTGCGTCCGGCCATTGTGGCCGAACGGGTGCTCAGCGTCGACGCGGACCTCCGCCCCGAAGGGCGGAACGGGCCGCTGGTGCGTTCCCTCGAGGCCTACCGGGAGTACTATCAGCGCTGGTCGTCCCCATGGGAGGCCCAGGCGCTGCTGCGTGCACTGCCGATGGCCGGATCGGACGAGCTGGCGGCGGACTTCATCGCCATGGCCGACCCCATCCGCTACCCGCGGGAGCTTCCGGAGGCGAGCCTGCGCGAAATCAAGCGGATCAAGGCACGCATGGAATCAGAGCGGCTGCCGCGCGGTGCCGATCCGTCGCGGCATGTGAAACTGGGCCGCGGCGGGCTCAGCGACGTCGAGTGGCTGGTGCAGCTGCTGCAGCTCCAGCACGCCCACGAGCATCCGGAACTGCGCACCACCGCCACTATCCCGGCGTTGCACGCAGCCATCCGGCTGGACCTGTTGGGCGGGGACGACGCCGCCGTGCTCGAGGCCGCCTGGCGCCTGGCCGGACGCATCCGCAATGCCAA
- the map gene encoding type I methionyl aminopeptidase, with protein sequence MSSTALTAPVGTLVPGTISPELAVPLSIPRPEYVGKAGPAPFKGSEVKDAETLEKIRISAKIAAQAIVEVGKNIVPGVTTDQLDRIGHEFLRDHQAYPSTLGYRGFPKSLCSSLNEVICHGIPDSTVVQDGDIINIDITAFKNGVHGDTNWTFCVGDVDEESRLLVERTQESLRRAIRAVAPGREINVIGRTIESYAKRFGYGVVRDFTGHGVGEAFHTGLIIPHYDAAPAYNTVLKEGMVFTIEPMLTLGTIEWDMWADDWTVVTRDRKRTAQFEHTMVVTATGAEVLTLP encoded by the coding sequence ATGTCTTCCACCGCACTTACGGCCCCAGTCGGCACGCTCGTCCCCGGAACCATCAGCCCCGAGCTGGCCGTTCCCCTGTCCATCCCACGCCCCGAATACGTGGGCAAGGCCGGCCCGGCACCGTTCAAGGGTTCCGAGGTCAAGGACGCCGAGACGCTGGAGAAGATCCGCATCTCCGCCAAGATTGCCGCACAGGCCATCGTTGAGGTGGGCAAGAACATTGTCCCCGGCGTGACCACGGACCAGCTCGACCGGATCGGCCATGAGTTCCTGCGGGACCACCAGGCATACCCTTCCACGCTGGGGTACCGCGGCTTCCCCAAGTCCCTGTGCTCTTCCCTCAACGAGGTGATCTGCCACGGCATCCCGGACAGCACCGTGGTCCAGGACGGGGACATCATCAACATTGACATCACCGCCTTCAAGAACGGTGTCCACGGAGACACCAACTGGACCTTTTGCGTGGGCGATGTGGACGAAGAGTCCAGGCTGTTGGTGGAACGCACCCAGGAATCCCTGCGCCGCGCCATCCGCGCCGTGGCCCCGGGCCGTGAAATCAACGTGATCGGCCGCACCATCGAATCCTACGCAAAGCGCTTCGGTTACGGAGTGGTGCGCGACTTCACCGGGCACGGGGTGGGCGAGGCCTTCCACACCGGACTGATCATTCCGCACTACGACGCCGCCCCCGCCTACAACACGGTGCTGAAGGAAGGCATGGTGTTCACCATCGAACCCATGCTCACGCTCGGCACGATTGAATGGGACATGTGGGCTGATGACTGGACGGTCGTCACCCGCGACCGCAAGCGCACAGCTCAATTCGAGCACACCATGGTGGTCACGGCCACGGGCGCCGAAGTCCTGACCCTCCCGTAA
- a CDS encoding SDR family oxidoreductase, whose amino-acid sequence MAGSLGVAIVTGASRGIGAATARLAARAGYAVVVNYSADDGGASQVVRSITAAGGLAQAVKADVSSPDDVRALFDAAQAMGRVRAVVNNAAITGDMIGPLVDVPPDVVRRVLDVNVAGMLFMCQEAQRRMSTATGGSGGGIVNISSTAVKAGSPGTWVHYAASKGAVDVLTVGFAAEAAAHGIRVNAVSPGATNTGLHAAAGAPDRVARQAHLVPLGRGGEPEEVAAAVMWLLSDEASYVTGAILPVAGGR is encoded by the coding sequence ATGGCCGGCTCCTTGGGTGTTGCCATTGTCACGGGAGCCAGCCGCGGGATTGGCGCCGCCACGGCACGCCTGGCAGCCCGGGCCGGGTACGCCGTCGTGGTCAACTACAGTGCTGACGACGGCGGCGCCTCCCAGGTGGTCCGCTCCATCACCGCGGCCGGCGGCCTGGCCCAGGCCGTCAAGGCGGATGTCAGCAGCCCCGACGACGTCCGGGCCCTCTTCGATGCGGCGCAAGCCATGGGAAGGGTGCGTGCCGTCGTTAACAATGCAGCCATCACCGGCGATATGATCGGCCCGCTGGTGGACGTCCCTCCGGACGTCGTCAGGCGGGTCCTCGACGTCAACGTGGCAGGCATGTTGTTCATGTGCCAGGAGGCCCAGCGGCGCATGTCCACCGCCACGGGCGGCAGCGGCGGCGGCATCGTCAACATCTCCTCGACAGCGGTCAAGGCGGGCTCCCCGGGAACGTGGGTGCACTATGCCGCGTCGAAGGGCGCCGTGGACGTCCTGACTGTCGGCTTCGCCGCAGAGGCGGCGGCGCACGGGATCCGGGTCAACGCGGTCTCCCCCGGCGCCACCAACACGGGGCTGCACGCGGCGGCGGGGGCACCCGACCGCGTGGCGCGGCAGGCCCACCTGGTTCCGCTGGGCCGCGGCGGGGAGCCGGAAGAAGTTGCAGCCGCGGTGATGTGGCTGCTCAGCGACGAGGCGTCCTATGTGACCGGAGCGATCCTCCCGGTGGCCGGCGGCCGGTAG
- the panB gene encoding 3-methyl-2-oxobutanoate hydroxymethyltransferase has translation MASSSIPDSSAPAHNAVSGEPAVAPELPAPYGNAAGTPAAASAGTAAAGPAGIPAKAAKVRTHHLQAAKRAGEKFAMLTAYDQYTAQIFDEAGIEVLLVGDSASNNVLGNETSLPITLDEMIVFSRAVTAGAKRALVVADLPFGSYEQSPEQAIASSVRLMKEGLVHAVKMEGGAYYAPTVRALTQAGIPVMAHIGFTPQAEHVLGGYRVQGRGEFAQTMIDDAVALVDAGAFAVLMEMVPADTAAAVDAAIAVPTVGIGAGNTTTGQVLVWQDMAGLRTGKMAKFVKQYAQMRTILADAAREYGEEVRSGVFPGPEHTF, from the coding sequence ATGGCATCCTCAAGCATCCCTGATTCCTCCGCGCCCGCACACAACGCCGTGTCCGGCGAACCGGCCGTTGCGCCTGAGCTTCCCGCGCCCTACGGCAACGCCGCCGGCACCCCGGCCGCTGCCTCGGCAGGCACAGCCGCTGCCGGCCCGGCCGGTATTCCGGCAAAGGCGGCCAAGGTCCGCACCCACCACCTGCAGGCCGCCAAGCGCGCCGGGGAAAAATTCGCCATGCTCACGGCATACGACCAGTACACCGCCCAAATCTTTGACGAGGCCGGCATCGAGGTGCTCCTCGTGGGCGATTCCGCGTCCAACAACGTCCTGGGCAATGAGACGTCGCTGCCCATCACGCTGGACGAGATGATTGTCTTCTCCCGCGCCGTCACAGCCGGCGCCAAGCGGGCCCTCGTTGTTGCGGACCTGCCGTTCGGTTCTTATGAGCAGTCCCCCGAGCAGGCCATCGCCTCCTCCGTCCGCCTCATGAAGGAGGGCCTGGTGCACGCCGTGAAGATGGAAGGCGGCGCCTACTATGCCCCCACCGTCCGAGCACTGACCCAGGCCGGCATCCCCGTGATGGCGCACATCGGCTTCACCCCGCAGGCCGAACACGTGCTGGGCGGCTACCGGGTCCAGGGCCGCGGCGAGTTTGCCCAGACCATGATTGACGACGCCGTTGCCCTGGTTGACGCAGGAGCGTTCGCAGTGCTGATGGAAATGGTCCCGGCCGACACCGCTGCCGCCGTGGATGCCGCCATTGCCGTGCCCACCGTTGGCATTGGCGCCGGCAACACCACCACCGGCCAGGTGCTCGTGTGGCAGGACATGGCCGGGCTGCGGACCGGCAAGATGGCCAAGTTCGTCAAGCAGTATGCCCAGATGCGCACCATCCTGGCCGACGCCGCCCGCGAGTACGGCGAAGAGGTCCGCTCCGGCGTGTTCCCCGGCCCGGAGCACACCTTCTAG